A stretch of Campylobacter concisus DNA encodes these proteins:
- the aspS gene encoding aspartate--tRNA ligase: MRSHYCTDLSKADISKEVILCGWANTYRDHGGVIFIDLRDVSGLIQLVCDPADSKEAHDIAAKVRDEYVLKAKGKVRARGEGLTNPKLKTGEIEVIVSELIIENPSEPLPFMIGDESVNEDIRLKYRFLDLRSERLQNIFKMRSRAAIAARNSLDKMGFIEFETPVLTRATPEGARDYLVPSRVYPGQFYALPQSPQLFKQLLMCSGFDKYFQIAKCFRDEDLRADRQPEFTQIDIEMSFVEQEDIINMAETMLKDIFKACGHDIKTPFRRMSYKEATETYGSDKPDLRYDLKMVDVIDIFERSSNEIFSGIAKDKKKNRIKALKVPNGDNIFSKREMNRFEEFVRKFGAQGLGYFQMKEEGLKGPLCKFFEQSDLDEIVSRCELKVGDVVFFGAGKKKVVLDYMGRFRIFLAEQMGIIDQDKLEFLWVLDFPMFEQNDDGSYSAMHHPFTMPKNIDEPDLEDILSIAHDVVLNGFELGGGSIRIHKNDIQQKVFKLLGIDEEEQREKFGFLLDALTFGAPPHGGIAIGFDRLNMLVNKAGSIRDVIAFPKTQRAQCPLTKAPSYASNEQLRELGLRIREKEQKA, from the coding sequence ATGCGAAGTCATTATTGCACCGATCTTAGCAAAGCTGATATCAGCAAAGAAGTAATACTTTGTGGCTGGGCAAACACATATAGAGATCATGGTGGCGTCATTTTCATCGACTTAAGAGATGTTAGTGGGCTTATACAGTTAGTTTGTGACCCCGCTGACAGCAAAGAAGCACATGATATTGCTGCAAAAGTAAGAGATGAATATGTCTTAAAAGCAAAAGGAAAAGTAAGAGCTAGAGGCGAAGGGCTAACCAATCCAAAGCTAAAAACTGGCGAGATAGAGGTGATAGTAAGCGAGCTCATCATTGAAAACCCAAGCGAGCCGCTACCATTTATGATAGGCGATGAGAGCGTAAATGAGGACATCAGGCTAAAATACCGCTTTCTAGACCTTAGAAGCGAGCGCTTGCAAAATATATTTAAAATGCGTTCTCGTGCAGCGATCGCAGCTAGAAACAGCCTAGATAAAATGGGCTTTATCGAATTTGAAACTCCGGTTTTAACACGCGCAACTCCAGAAGGTGCGAGAGACTACCTAGTACCGAGCCGCGTGTATCCAGGTCAGTTTTATGCGCTACCACAAAGCCCACAGCTATTTAAGCAGCTTTTGATGTGTTCTGGTTTTGATAAGTATTTTCAGATAGCAAAATGCTTCCGCGACGAAGATCTAAGGGCTGATCGCCAACCAGAATTTACTCAAATAGATATCGAAATGAGCTTTGTAGAGCAAGAAGATATCATAAATATGGCCGAGACGATGCTAAAAGATATCTTTAAAGCCTGCGGGCACGACATCAAAACACCATTTAGACGCATGAGCTACAAAGAGGCTACCGAGACTTACGGTTCAGACAAGCCAGACCTCAGATATGACCTCAAAATGGTTGATGTAATTGATATTTTTGAACGCTCAAGTAATGAAATTTTTAGCGGGATCGCAAAAGATAAGAAGAAAAACCGCATAAAAGCGCTAAAAGTGCCAAATGGCGACAACATCTTTAGTAAACGCGAGATGAATAGATTTGAAGAATTTGTACGTAAATTTGGAGCACAAGGGCTTGGCTACTTCCAAATGAAAGAAGAAGGACTAAAAGGCCCGCTTTGCAAATTTTTCGAGCAAAGCGATCTTGATGAGATCGTCTCAAGATGTGAACTAAAAGTTGGCGACGTTGTATTCTTCGGTGCTGGCAAGAAAAAAGTCGTGCTTGATTATATGGGAAGATTTAGAATTTTTCTAGCAGAACAAATGGGTATAATCGATCAAGACAAGCTTGAGTTTTTATGGGTGCTTGACTTCCCGATGTTTGAGCAAAACGACGATGGCAGCTACTCTGCGATGCACCATCCATTTACTATGCCAAAAAATATAGATGAGCCTGATCTTGAGGATATCCTATCTATCGCTCACGACGTTGTTTTAAACGGCTTTGAGCTTGGCGGCGGAAGTATAAGAATTCACAAAAATGACATCCAACAAAAAGTCTTTAAACTTCTTGGCATAGACGAAGAGGAGCAGCGTGAGAAATTTGGCTTCTTGCTTGATGCCTTGACATTTGGCGCGCCTCCACATGGTGGTATCGCGATCGGATTTGACAGGCTAAATATGCTTGTAAATAAAGCAGGCTCGATCCGTGATGTTATAGCCTTCCCTAAAACACAGCGTGCTCAGTGCCCGCTCACAAAAGCACCAAGCTACGCTAGCAACGAACAGCTTAGGGAGCTAGGACTAAGGATAAGAGAAAAAGAGCAAAAGGCTTAA